Proteins encoded together in one Variovorax paradoxus EPS window:
- a CDS encoding acetyl-CoA carboxylase carboxyltransferase subunit alpha, whose amino-acid sequence MAKRTFLDFEQPIAELETKIEELRYVQTESAVDISEEIDQLGKKSQQLTKDIYSDLTPWQITKIARHPERPYTLDYVNEIFTDFVELHGDRHFSDDLSIVGGLARFNGVPCMVLGHQKGRDTKERTARNFGMSKPEGYRKALRLMKTAEKFKLPVFTFVDTPGAYPGIDAEERGQSEAIGRNIFEMAQLEVPIIVTIIGEGGSGGALAISVGDQLVMLQYSIYSVISPEGCASILWKTSDKAQEAADALGITAHRLKALGLVDKIVNEPVGGAHRDHRQMAAFLKRALNDAFRQVSDLKPKELLDRRYERLQSYGRFNDTKADTGR is encoded by the coding sequence TTGGCGAAACGAACCTTCCTCGATTTCGAGCAGCCCATTGCGGAACTCGAAACAAAGATTGAAGAACTGCGCTATGTACAGACCGAATCGGCGGTCGACATTTCGGAAGAAATCGATCAGCTCGGCAAGAAAAGCCAGCAGCTCACCAAGGACATCTACAGCGACCTGACGCCCTGGCAGATCACCAAGATCGCCCGGCATCCGGAGCGCCCTTACACGCTCGATTACGTCAACGAAATCTTCACCGACTTTGTCGAACTGCACGGCGACCGGCATTTCTCGGACGACCTGTCGATCGTGGGCGGCCTCGCTCGCTTCAACGGCGTGCCCTGCATGGTGCTGGGCCATCAAAAGGGCCGTGACACGAAGGAGCGCACCGCGCGCAACTTCGGCATGAGCAAGCCCGAGGGCTACCGCAAGGCGCTGCGCCTCATGAAGACGGCCGAAAAGTTCAAGCTGCCTGTGTTCACCTTCGTGGACACGCCCGGCGCATACCCCGGCATCGATGCCGAAGAGCGCGGCCAATCCGAAGCCATCGGCCGCAACATCTTCGAGATGGCGCAACTCGAGGTGCCGATCATCGTCACGATCATCGGCGAGGGCGGCTCCGGCGGCGCGCTGGCCATCTCGGTCGGCGACCAGTTGGTGATGCTGCAGTACTCGATCTATTCGGTGATCAGCCCCGAAGGCTGTGCTTCCATTCTCTGGAAGACCAGCGACAAGGCGCAGGAAGCGGCCGATGCGCTCGGCATCACGGCGCACCGCCTGAAGGCACTGGGCCTCGTCGACAAGATCGTGAACGAACCGGTCGGCGGCGCACACCGCGACCACCGCCAGATGGCGGCATTCCTCAAGCGCGCGCTCAACGACGCGTTCCGCCAGGTCAGCGACCTGAAGCCGAAGGAGCTGCTAGACCGCCGCTACGAGCGTCTGCAGAGCTACGGCCGTTTCAACGATACCAAGGCCGACACCGGCCGCTGA
- a CDS encoding DNA-3-methyladenine glycosylase family protein produces the protein MPASKNPTVQIYTPDYWEEACKHLAKKDRVMKRLIPKFGTACLESRGDAFTTLARSVVGQQISVKAAQTVWDKFAVLPRKLTPANVLKLKVDDMRAAGLSARKIEYLVDLALHFDSGVVHVDAWKDMADELIIEELVAIRGIGRWTAEMFLIFHLMRPNVLPVDDVGLLNGISVNYFSGDPVSRSDARDVAVAWAPYCSVATWYIWRSLDPVPVAY, from the coding sequence ATGCCCGCTTCCAAAAACCCGACCGTTCAGATCTACACGCCGGATTATTGGGAAGAGGCCTGCAAGCACCTGGCCAAGAAAGACCGCGTGATGAAGCGGTTGATTCCGAAGTTCGGCACCGCATGTCTCGAATCGCGCGGCGACGCCTTCACCACGTTGGCGCGCAGCGTTGTCGGCCAGCAGATCTCGGTGAAGGCCGCGCAAACCGTCTGGGACAAGTTCGCGGTGCTGCCGCGCAAGCTGACGCCGGCGAACGTGCTCAAGCTCAAGGTCGACGACATGCGCGCGGCGGGCCTCTCGGCGCGCAAGATCGAATATTTGGTCGACCTGGCCCTGCATTTCGACTCGGGCGTCGTGCACGTCGATGCATGGAAAGACATGGCCGACGAGCTCATCATCGAAGAGCTCGTGGCCATTCGCGGCATCGGCCGCTGGACGGCCGAGATGTTCCTCATCTTCCACCTCATGCGTCCGAACGTGCTGCCTGTGGATGATGTCGGGCTGCTCAACGGCATCAGCGTCAATTACTTTTCGGGCGACCCGGTGAGCCGCAGCGATGCCCGCGACGTTGCCGTGGCCTGGGCCCCGTATTGCAGCGTGGCGACTTGGTATATTTGGCGGTCGCTGGACCCCGTGCCGGTCGCGTATTGA
- the cysS gene encoding cysteine--tRNA ligase, translated as MSLRIYNTLSRELEEFSPLQPGKVRMYVCGMTVYDYCHLGHARSMIAFDVVQRWLKASGFDVTYVRNITDIDDKIIRRAVENGESIRALTDRMIDALHEDADALGIARPTHEPRATDYIPQMLSMIGTLEKKGLAYRAENGDVNYAIRKFPGYGKLSGKSIDELHAGERVAVLDGKDDPLDPVLWKSAKASEPEEVKWASEFGAGRPGWHIECSAMACALLGETLDIHGGGEDLQFPHHENEIAQSEGANDKPLSNYWMHNGFIVTDNEKMSKSLGNFFLIRDVLKKYDAETIRFFVLRAHYRRPLNYSDVHLDDARNSLKRLYTALDLVAPAEVTIDWTDPYAARFKAAMDEDFATPEAVAVLFDLAGEVNRTRSATQAGLLKALGGCVQILQSDPKSFLRAGATLDDAAIQAQIDARAAAKAAKNFAEADRIRQGLLEQGIVLKDSPTGTSWTVAK; from the coding sequence ATGAGTCTGCGCATCTACAACACGCTGTCGCGTGAATTGGAGGAATTCTCCCCATTGCAACCTGGCAAGGTGCGCATGTACGTTTGCGGCATGACGGTCTACGACTATTGCCACCTGGGCCATGCCCGCTCGATGATCGCCTTCGACGTGGTGCAGCGCTGGCTCAAGGCCAGCGGCTTCGACGTGACCTACGTGCGCAACATCACCGACATCGACGACAAGATCATTCGCCGCGCCGTGGAAAACGGCGAGAGCATCCGCGCGTTGACCGATCGCATGATCGACGCGCTGCACGAAGACGCCGATGCGCTGGGCATCGCGCGCCCCACGCACGAGCCACGCGCCACCGACTACATCCCGCAGATGCTGTCGATGATCGGCACGCTCGAGAAGAAGGGCCTGGCTTATCGCGCCGAGAACGGCGACGTTAACTACGCCATCCGCAAGTTCCCCGGCTACGGCAAGCTGAGCGGCAAGTCGATCGACGAGCTGCATGCGGGCGAGCGCGTGGCCGTGCTCGACGGCAAGGACGACCCACTCGACCCCGTGCTCTGGAAGAGCGCGAAGGCGAGCGAGCCCGAAGAGGTGAAGTGGGCCAGCGAGTTCGGCGCTGGCCGTCCGGGCTGGCACATCGAGTGCTCGGCCATGGCCTGCGCGCTGCTGGGCGAAACACTCGACATCCACGGCGGCGGCGAAGACCTGCAGTTCCCGCACCACGAAAATGAAATCGCGCAGAGCGAAGGCGCCAACGACAAGCCGCTGTCCAACTACTGGATGCACAACGGCTTCATCGTGACCGACAACGAGAAGATGTCCAAGAGCCTGGGCAACTTCTTCCTGATCCGCGACGTGCTGAAGAAGTACGACGCCGAGACCATCCGCTTCTTCGTGCTGCGCGCGCACTACCGTCGGCCGCTCAACTACAGCGACGTGCATCTGGACGACGCGCGCAATTCGCTCAAGCGCCTGTATACGGCGCTGGACCTGGTCGCGCCGGCCGAGGTGACGATCGACTGGACCGATCCATATGCCGCGCGCTTCAAGGCCGCGATGGACGAAGATTTCGCAACGCCCGAAGCGGTGGCCGTGCTGTTCGACCTGGCGGGTGAAGTCAACCGCACGCGCTCGGCCACGCAGGCCGGGCTGCTGAAGGCGCTGGGTGGGTGCGTGCAGATATTGCAAAGCGACCCGAAGAGTTTCCTCCGCGCAGGCGCAACGCTCGACGATGCGGCCATCCAGGCGCAGATCGATGCGCGTGCCGCCGCCAAGGCCGCGAAGAATTTCGCCGAAGCCGATCGCATCCGCCAGGGATTGCTTGAGCAGGGCATCGTGCTCAAGGATTCGCCCACTGGCACGAGCTGGACCGTCGCGAAGTGA
- a CDS encoding tetratricopeptide repeat protein produces MKHAVFSKLSIAFALLFSLWGSVAHANEYDEVNLLLRQGKATEALAKADTYIAGKPRDPQMRFLRGVILTEQNKQPEAIIAFTQLTQDFPELPEPYNNLAALYASQSKFDQARAALESAIKLNPNYATAHENLGDVYARLAAQEYVKAQQFASTNASVAPKLLLIRQIFSSKAEAEAAALPAAPVVIRKPVGKSSK; encoded by the coding sequence ATGAAGCACGCCGTGTTCTCCAAACTCTCCATCGCCTTCGCACTCCTGTTCAGCCTGTGGGGTTCCGTTGCGCATGCCAACGAGTACGACGAAGTGAACCTTCTGCTGCGTCAAGGCAAGGCCACCGAAGCGCTCGCCAAGGCCGACACCTACATCGCCGGCAAGCCGCGCGATCCGCAGATGCGCTTTCTGCGCGGCGTGATCCTCACCGAGCAGAACAAGCAGCCCGAGGCCATCATCGCCTTCACCCAGCTCACGCAGGATTTCCCCGAGCTGCCCGAGCCCTACAACAACCTCGCGGCGCTGTATGCCTCGCAAAGCAAGTTCGACCAGGCACGCGCCGCGCTCGAATCGGCGATCAAGCTCAACCCCAACTACGCCACCGCGCACGAGAACCTCGGCGACGTTTATGCGCGCCTCGCGGCACAGGAATACGTGAAGGCGCAGCAGTTCGCCAGCACCAACGCCAGCGTCGCGCCCAAGCTCTTGCTCATCCGCCAGATCTTCTCGTCGAAGGCCGAGGCCGAAGCCGCCGCGCTGCCGGCTGCACCTGTGGTCATCCGCAAGCCGGTCGGCAAGTCCAGCAAGTAA
- a CDS encoding peptidylprolyl isomerase, whose product MTIHALSRLSRRNAFILAAAIGFAATGYAQQTAPRVKLATSAGDIVVELDAAKAPKSVENFLQYVKDKHYDGTVFHRVIDGFMIQGGGFTADMQQKPTRPPIPLEASNGLKNDKYTIAMARTGNPNSATSQFFINVKNNDSLNAPNPDGYGYTVFGKVVAGTDVVDKIRAVQTGNKGGMQNVPLETITIKSATLAK is encoded by the coding sequence TTGACGATCCACGCCCTTTCAAGACTCAGCCGCCGCAACGCCTTCATCCTGGCCGCGGCCATCGGCTTCGCCGCCACCGGCTACGCGCAGCAAACCGCACCGCGCGTGAAGCTCGCCACCTCGGCCGGCGACATCGTGGTCGAACTCGATGCGGCCAAGGCGCCCAAGTCGGTCGAGAACTTCCTGCAGTACGTGAAAGACAAGCACTACGACGGCACGGTGTTCCACCGCGTCATCGACGGCTTCATGATCCAGGGCGGCGGTTTCACGGCCGACATGCAGCAAAAACCCACGCGCCCGCCGATTCCGCTCGAAGCGAGCAACGGCCTGAAGAACGACAAGTACACGATCGCCATGGCGCGCACCGGCAACCCCAACTCGGCCACCTCGCAGTTCTTCATCAACGTGAAGAACAACGATTCGCTCAACGCGCCCAATCCCGACGGCTACGGCTACACGGTGTTCGGCAAGGTCGTGGCCGGCACCGACGTGGTCGACAAGATCCGCGCCGTGCAGACCGGCAACAAGGGCGGCATGCAGAACGTGCCCCTCGAGACCATCACCATCAAGTCCGCCACGCTGGCGAAGTAA
- a CDS encoding peptidylprolyl isomerase, whose product MSNPQVELHIKNYGVITLELDAEKAPKSAENFIGYVKKGHYDNTVFHRVIPGFMVQGGGFEPGMKQKPTGAEIENEANNGLKNANYTVAMARTSAPHSATAQFFINVADNGFLNHTAPSAQGWGYAVFGKVINGTDVVDKIKAVKTGRKGFHDDVPLEDVVIEKALVIAE is encoded by the coding sequence ATGAGCAACCCCCAAGTCGAACTGCACATCAAGAACTACGGCGTGATCACGCTCGAACTCGACGCCGAGAAGGCGCCCAAGTCGGCCGAAAACTTCATCGGCTACGTGAAGAAGGGCCACTACGACAACACGGTGTTCCACCGCGTGATCCCCGGCTTCATGGTGCAAGGCGGCGGCTTCGAGCCCGGCATGAAGCAAAAGCCCACCGGCGCCGAGATCGAGAACGAAGCCAACAACGGCCTGAAGAACGCCAACTACACCGTCGCCATGGCCCGCACCAGCGCGCCGCACTCGGCCACCGCGCAGTTCTTCATCAACGTCGCCGACAACGGCTTCCTGAACCACACGGCACCCTCGGCGCAGGGCTGGGGCTACGCGGTGTTCGGCAAGGTCATCAATGGCACCGACGTGGTCGACAAGATCAAGGCCGTGAAGACGGGCCGCAAGGGCTTCCACGACGACGTGCCGCTCGAAGACGTGGTGATCGAAAAGGCTCTCGTCATCGCTGAATGA
- a CDS encoding UDP-2,3-diacylglucosamine diphosphatase: MTNVANPAFTELVAPPAWRTVDLISDLHLQAGEPTTFEAWRGYLETTPADALVILGDLFEVWVGDDAAASPGFEAQCAELLRHTAQRLPVFFMHGNRDFLVGPALAAQCGLTLLDDPTVLVLHGQRWLLSHGDILCLEDTEYLKFRAMVRTPEWQAAFLARPLEERRALARAMRTQSEDRKRNPSTIWADVDTDAARRWLHQAKAQTMVHGHTHRPAEHDLGNGLRRIVLSDWDAAAHPPRAQLLCLSTAGAQRVDLR, translated from the coding sequence ATGACCAACGTGGCGAACCCGGCTTTCACCGAGCTGGTGGCGCCGCCCGCGTGGCGCACCGTCGACCTGATCTCCGACCTGCACCTGCAGGCGGGCGAGCCCACCACCTTCGAAGCTTGGCGGGGCTACCTCGAAACCACGCCGGCCGATGCGCTGGTCATCCTCGGCGACCTGTTCGAGGTGTGGGTGGGCGACGATGCCGCCGCCTCCCCCGGCTTCGAGGCGCAATGCGCAGAACTGCTGCGCCACACAGCGCAGCGCCTGCCGGTGTTCTTCATGCACGGCAACCGCGATTTCCTGGTCGGCCCCGCGTTAGCGGCGCAATGCGGCCTCACGCTGCTCGACGACCCCACCGTGCTGGTGCTGCACGGCCAGCGCTGGCTGCTGAGCCACGGCGACATCCTCTGCCTGGAAGACACCGAGTACCTCAAGTTCCGCGCGATGGTTCGCACGCCTGAATGGCAGGCCGCGTTCCTGGCACGCCCGCTCGAAGAGCGCCGCGCACTTGCGCGCGCGATGCGCACGCAGAGCGAAGACCGCAAGCGCAACCCCTCGACGATCTGGGCCGACGTGGACACCGACGCCGCGCGCCGATGGTTGCATCAGGCCAAGGCGCAAACGATGGTGCACGGCCACACGCACCGCCCGGCCGAACACGACCTGGGAAACGGCCTGCGCCGCATCGTGCTGAGCGACTGGGATGCGGCGGCCCATCCGCCGCGTGCGCAGTTGCTGTGCCTCTCCACCGCCGGCGCACAGCGCGTCGACCTGCGCTAG
- a CDS encoding zinc-dependent peptidase, with translation MFKWLRRLRALPPIPDAAWQATLARYAFLADRPAADVQRLRALTAEFLRDKEFHGTQGFVITDEVALAIAAQAVLPVLHLKGHLDWYDDFVGIVVHPSEVVARRKVVDEALVVHEYDEVVAGEAMDRGPVMLSWQDVLASSVTSEGGYNVVIHEFAHKIDMRGGDADGCPPLPPGFAGKRSARESRAAWLAVLQPAYDDFREKTIMAERFGAEPPWLDDYGATSISEFFAVACEAYFVNRPNFARDFAAVTALFDEFFLSRQA, from the coding sequence ATGTTCAAGTGGCTGCGCCGCCTGCGCGCCCTGCCCCCGATTCCCGATGCCGCCTGGCAGGCCACGCTGGCGCGCTACGCCTTCCTGGCCGACCGCCCCGCTGCCGATGTGCAGCGGCTGCGCGCGCTGACGGCCGAGTTCCTGCGCGACAAGGAATTCCACGGCACCCAGGGCTTCGTCATCACCGACGAGGTGGCGCTCGCCATCGCGGCGCAGGCCGTGCTGCCCGTGCTGCACCTGAAGGGCCATCTCGACTGGTACGACGATTTCGTCGGCATCGTGGTGCATCCGTCCGAGGTCGTGGCGCGGCGCAAGGTCGTCGACGAAGCACTGGTCGTGCACGAGTACGACGAGGTGGTGGCCGGCGAAGCCATGGACCGCGGCCCCGTCATGCTCAGCTGGCAGGACGTGCTCGCGAGCAGCGTCACCAGCGAAGGCGGCTACAACGTCGTGATCCACGAGTTCGCCCACAAGATCGACATGCGCGGCGGCGACGCCGATGGCTGTCCGCCCTTGCCGCCCGGCTTCGCGGGCAAGCGCAGCGCTCGCGAATCGCGCGCCGCGTGGCTCGCCGTGCTGCAGCCGGCCTACGACGATTTCCGCGAGAAAACCATCATGGCCGAGCGCTTCGGCGCCGAGCCACCGTGGCTCGACGACTATGGCGCGACCTCGATCAGCGAGTTCTTCGCGGTGGCCTGTGAGGCCTACTTCGTGAACCGGCCGAACTTCGCCCGGGACTTCGCTGCGGTGACGGCTCTTTTCGATGAGTTTTTCTTGAGCAGGCAGGCCTGA
- a CDS encoding DUF349 domain-containing protein, producing MTSTSSKPHDLQALDTLTGGAFTAPTSGERAARIRDWLAGNPASEQMQEVFKELSGRDKGAARLLREKLDELKRAKGQEAIAAEWAQKAELLLGQSKLNIADALAWQRDAAKAGAPLSREPLAGLKAKLAERVKGIEDLQHRAQVHREAAVLLAQRFEVLSTKGWQDAQAAEESLRNDVTHWQQQAADITADINWNSLDAKFAPQLDASKSQLLVVSDAFHSALAQAIAAAADAAAPLPPVPVWADELRSARGEVLAPKTAAPARPAAPKIDPAVRAAAQDAVQVALAKLEQETAEGHGKASAGAAAALRAVLKEHGKLVEAPLEARVHAALVAAGELEGWQRWSADKVREDLVAKAEGLLKRPEGQALGGRKMQETLRALRDQWKQADQGGMPNHALWKRFDEACNEAHKVVEAWLEKVRADAAEHRAHRVALIEEVKAWAAEHAGATDLKAHNRALHQFADRWRDAGHVGEKVFAELQPQWNEAFGAARAPFETAQKASVERRQAMIAEATELGAQPMLRIDAVKALQQRWQHEAQSVPLDRRHEQKLWDAFRAPIDEAFNRKTAEREKASAAMSEHDRHVLDASKALDAANAGGDVQKIRAAIARLEGALRGEAPPPAPKAEQAVVSSDGPSVGAAEVVAPGQAAAEFAESAEQAPSPSDAEASPAATAEAAQADTPDLVAPADGADASARADGAAHDAGEAAAVESPAPAAAPKPAPKPVVAMRGDDRPSSKKTDAAPAGRAGGKFGDRRDGGRPGPGGPGRPGDRGGPRPDARGDRGGDRGAPAGRFGDRPPRFEDRGPRLGDAAFRAQREALERADMALRKLAAQAHGEALTQVLGAWEQRDAARLPSVQELGRAVTPAVRTTWSQAVGSAPTAAAGDAAEALLRLEMAAEVPTPAEQLDARRALQLKLLTKRGDPAPAQTWGQDAGKVLAAAHDAASARRLQNALKALLRK from the coding sequence GTGACCTCTACTTCTTCCAAGCCACACGACCTTCAAGCCCTCGATACGCTCACCGGCGGCGCCTTCACCGCGCCGACTTCCGGCGAGCGCGCCGCGCGCATCCGCGACTGGCTCGCGGGCAACCCGGCATCCGAGCAAATGCAGGAAGTCTTCAAGGAGCTGAGCGGTCGCGACAAGGGCGCCGCGCGCCTGCTGCGCGAGAAGCTCGACGAGCTCAAGCGCGCCAAGGGCCAGGAGGCGATTGCCGCGGAATGGGCGCAGAAGGCCGAACTGCTGCTGGGCCAGTCCAAGCTCAACATCGCCGATGCACTTGCCTGGCAGCGCGACGCCGCCAAGGCCGGCGCGCCGCTCTCGCGCGAACCGCTCGCGGGCCTGAAGGCCAAGCTGGCCGAACGCGTGAAGGGCATCGAAGACCTGCAGCACCGCGCCCAGGTGCATCGCGAAGCCGCCGTCCTGCTTGCACAGCGCTTCGAAGTGCTCTCCACCAAGGGCTGGCAGGACGCCCAGGCCGCCGAAGAGTCGCTGCGCAACGACGTGACCCACTGGCAGCAGCAGGCCGCCGACATCACGGCCGACATCAACTGGAACAGCCTCGACGCCAAGTTCGCGCCGCAGCTGGATGCATCGAAGTCGCAGTTGCTGGTCGTGTCCGATGCGTTCCACAGCGCGCTGGCACAGGCCATCGCCGCCGCAGCCGATGCTGCCGCGCCGCTGCCGCCGGTGCCCGTGTGGGCCGACGAGCTGCGCAGCGCGCGCGGCGAGGTGCTCGCACCCAAGACTGCAGCGCCCGCACGGCCTGCGGCACCCAAGATCGATCCGGCCGTTCGTGCCGCCGCGCAGGACGCCGTTCAGGTTGCGCTCGCCAAGCTCGAACAGGAAACCGCCGAAGGCCACGGCAAGGCCAGTGCCGGTGCGGCCGCCGCGCTGCGTGCGGTGCTCAAGGAGCACGGCAAGCTGGTCGAGGCGCCGCTCGAAGCCCGCGTGCATGCCGCGCTGGTCGCGGCCGGCGAGCTCGAAGGCTGGCAGCGCTGGAGCGCCGACAAGGTCCGCGAAGACCTCGTCGCCAAGGCCGAAGGCCTGCTCAAGCGCCCCGAAGGCCAGGCCCTCGGCGGCCGCAAGATGCAGGAAACGCTGCGCGCGCTGCGCGACCAGTGGAAGCAGGCCGACCAGGGCGGCATGCCGAACCATGCGCTGTGGAAACGCTTCGACGAAGCCTGCAACGAAGCCCACAAGGTGGTCGAGGCCTGGCTCGAGAAGGTGCGCGCCGATGCGGCCGAGCACCGCGCGCATCGCGTGGCGCTGATCGAAGAGGTCAAGGCCTGGGCCGCCGAGCATGCCGGCGCCACCGACCTGAAGGCGCACAACCGCGCGCTGCATCAGTTCGCCGACCGCTGGCGCGATGCCGGCCATGTGGGCGAGAAGGTCTTCGCCGAACTGCAGCCGCAGTGGAACGAAGCCTTCGGCGCCGCGCGCGCACCGTTCGAGACGGCCCAGAAGGCCAGCGTCGAACGCCGCCAGGCCATGATCGCCGAGGCCACTGAGCTCGGCGCCCAGCCGATGCTGCGCATCGACGCAGTCAAGGCGCTGCAGCAGCGTTGGCAGCACGAGGCGCAGAGCGTGCCGCTCGATCGCCGCCACGAACAGAAACTGTGGGACGCGTTCCGCGCCCCCATCGACGAAGCCTTCAACCGCAAGACGGCCGAGCGCGAAAAGGCATCGGCCGCCATGAGCGAGCACGATCGCCATGTGCTCGATGCGTCCAAGGCGCTCGACGCGGCCAATGCCGGCGGCGACGTGCAGAAGATCCGCGCCGCCATCGCCCGCCTCGAAGGCGCGCTGCGCGGCGAAGCGCCGCCCCCGGCACCCAAGGCCGAACAGGCTGTGGTGAGCAGCGACGGTCCGTCGGTCGGCGCAGCCGAAGTCGTGGCGCCCGGACAGGCCGCCGCTGAATTCGCCGAAAGCGCCGAGCAAGCACCGAGCCCGAGCGACGCGGAAGCCTCGCCGGCCGCAACCGCCGAGGCAGCGCAGGCCGATACGCCCGACCTCGTGGCCCCGGCCGACGGTGCCGATGCCTCCGCACGCGCCGATGGCGCAGCGCACGACGCAGGCGAAGCTGCCGCTGTCGAAAGCCCTGCGCCAGCCGCAGCGCCGAAGCCGGCACCCAAGCCCGTCGTGGCCATGCGTGGCGACGACCGTCCCAGCAGCAAGAAGACGGACGCGGCGCCCGCAGGCCGCGCCGGCGGCAAGTTCGGCGACCGTCGCGACGGCGGCCGGCCAGGCCCTGGTGGTCCGGGCCGTCCTGGCGACCGTGGCGGTCCGCGCCCCGACGCACGCGGTGACCGTGGTGGCGATCGCGGCGCACCGGCCGGCCGTTTCGGAGACCGTCCCCCGCGCTTCGAAGACCGCGGCCCGCGCCTCGGCGACGCCGCTTTCCGCGCCCAGCGCGAAGCGCTCGAACGCGCGGACATGGCGCTGCGCAAGCTCGCTGCGCAAGCCCATGGCGAAGCACTGACGCAGGTGCTCGGCGCCTGGGAGCAGCGCGATGCGGCTCGCCTTCCGAGCGTTCAGGAGCTGGGTCGCGCGGTCACGCCGGCCGTACGCACCACCTGGTCGCAAGCTGTCGGCAGCGCGCCGACGGCTGCGGCCGGCGATGCGGCCGAAGCGCTGCTGCGCCTGGAAATGGCCGCCGAAGTGCCGACGCCCGCAGAGCAGCTCGACGCACGCCGTGCGCTGCAACTCAAGCTACTGACCAAGCGCGGCGACCCGGCGCCGGCCCAGACCTGGGGCCAGGATGCCGGCAAGGTGCTGGCTGCGGCGCACGATGCGGCCAGCGCACGTCGCTTGCAGAACGCGTTGAAGGCGCTGCTGCGCAAGTAA